A single region of the Sphaeramia orbicularis chromosome 6, fSphaOr1.1, whole genome shotgun sequence genome encodes:
- the LOC115420758 gene encoding aminopeptidase N-like, whose amino-acid sequence MGVRCLVSKLCIILMVLALVSVATIVTLWTLALTGGGGSGDTTAPWDRYRLPTSLSPLSYNVTLWPRLSPDNNTGLYIFTGKSTVEFECVSDTSLILIHSNKLNYTRLDNNHVAQLFTSGKDPAPSIKSSWFQLQTQYLVLQLNGRLHHGQKYHLYTEFTGELADDLAGFYRSEYVEDGMKKVVATSQMHPTHARKTFPCFDEPAMKAVFHITLIHPPGTVALSNGMEIDVLNTTVDGVAVTQTMFEPTKKMSSYLLAVIVCDYTSISATQGDKLIRIWARRKAIESGQGNYALNVTGPILDFFQDYYNISYPLSKSDQIALPDFYFGAMENWGLVTYRETHLLYDPVTSSNRNKETTATIIAHELAHMWFGNLVTLRWFNEVWLNEGFASYVSYLGADYAEPTWNVKDLIVLDDVHRVFAVDALASSHPLSSDEDSIILPNQILEQFDAISYSKGAAVLRMLSDFLSEPVFVQGLSTYLNSFAYSNTVGNELWHHLQMAVMDNNVSLPCPVRDIMNRWVLQMGFPVVTIDTATGTVSQKHFLLDPESNVTVISPYEYEWVVPVRWMKSGEVQTDVWWLKKQTEVNLGMRSGASWVLGNINVTGYYRVNYDLGNWERLLNQLHSEHQVIPLINRVQLLDDAFNLARAQLISTTLALRTTLYLSAETEYMPWQSALDNMQYYYLMLDRTEVYQPLQDYMKKLVTPLFMYFKNMTGNWTQVPDGHTDQYNQVNAVRTACRTGLAECQNLTSTWFRQWMDDPQHNPIHPNLRSAVYCSAMATGGHAEWNFTWVQFKSATVASEADKLMSALACTSNTELLQRYLSYTLNPTLIRKQDATAVITSVAGNRVGQSLAWDFVRDQWTYMFTEYGVGSFSFASLISGVTARFSTPTDLQQLQEFVEAHKGSGFGSASAAVDQALEKTKVNIKWLDQNQQEIHEWLQKTI is encoded by the exons ATGGGAGTACGCTGTCTGGTCAGTAAACTGTGCATCATACTCATGGTGTTAGCCCTGGTCTCCGTGGCAACCATTGTCACGCTGTGGACCCTTGCCCTGACGGGGGGAGGTGGCAGCGGCGACACCACAGCTCCTTGGGACAG gTATCGTCTTCCTACGTCTTTGTCCCCGTTGTCCTATAATGTCACCCTATGGCCTCGTCTCAGCCCTGACAACAACACTGGACTCTACATTTTCACAG GTAAATCCACAGTGGAGTTTGAGTGTGTCAGCGACACTAGTTTGATCCTGATTCACTCCAATAAACTGAACTACACCCGCCTGGACAATAACCATGTAGCCCAGCTCTTTACATCAG GTAAAGATCCTGCTCCAAGTATCAAGTCATCCTGGTTTCAGCTGCAGACCCAGTATCTGGTTCTGCAGCTGAATGGGAGGTTACATCATGGACAGAAATATCATCTGTACACGGAGTTCACCGGGGAACTGGCTGATGACTTGGCAGGATTCTACAGGAGTGAATATGTAGAAGACGGGATGAAGAA GGTCGTTGCCACGTCTCAGATGCATCCAACTCATGCCCGGAAGACCTTCCCCTGTTTCGATGAACCCGCTATGAAGGCAGTTTTCCACATCACCCTGATCCATCCTCCTGGAACCGTGGCCCTGTCCAACGGCATGGAGATCG ACGTCCTCAACACCACCGTTGATGGAGTCGCTGTGACACAGACCATGTTTGAACCCACCAAGAAAATGTCCTCCTACCTACTGGCCGTCATAGTCTGTGACTACACATCGATCAGCGCGACACAAGGAGACAAGCTG ATCCGTATTTGGGCTCGGAGGAAGGCCATAGAGTCCGGGCAAGGAAACTACGCCCTCAATGTTACTGGACCTATACTGGACTTCTTCCAGGACTATTACAACATCTCTTACCCTCTGAGCAAGTCAG ACCAAATTGCTCTGCCAGACTTTTACTTTGGTGCGATGGAAAACTGGGGTTTAGTGACGTATCGAGAAACCCACCTGCTTTATGACCCTGTGACTTCATCCAACAGGAATAAAGAAACCACTGCCACCATCATTGCCCATGAACTGGCCCATATG TGGTTTGGGAACCTGGTCACTCTCAGATGGTTTAATGAGGTCTGGCTCAATGAGGGCTTTGCTTCCTATGTCTCTTACCTTGGAGCCGACTATGCTGAGCCTACATGGAATGTG AAAGACTTGATCGTCCTTGATGACGTGCACAGAGTATTTGCTGTTGATGCCTTGGCCTCCTCTCATCCTCTGTCTTCTGATGAGGACAGTATCATCCTACCAAACCAGATCCTTGAGCAGTTTGATGCCATCTCATACAGCAAG GGTGCGGCAGTGTTGAGGATGTTATCTGACTTCCTCTCAGAGCCGGTCTTTGTCCAGGGCCTCAGT ACATACCTCAATTCCTTTGCCTACAGTAATACAGTAGGGAATGAATTGTGGCACCATCTACAAATG GCAGTGATGGACAATAATGTGTCCCTTCCTTGTCCAGTTCGTGACATCATGAACCGTTGGGTCCTTCAGATGGGTTTTCCGGTAGTTACCATTGACACAGCCACAGGAACTGTATCCCAGAAGCACTTTCTGCTGGATCCAGAATCTAACGTTACAGTTATATCACCCTATGA GTATGAATGGGTGGTTCCAGTCAGATGGATGAAGTCTGGTGAGGTTCAGACAGACGTGTGGTGGCTGAAAAAACAGACAG AGGTGAATTTGGGGATGAGGAGCGGTGCTTCGTGGGTTCTGGGAAACATCAATGTGACTGGTTATTACCGGGTCAACTATGACCTGGGAAACTGGGAAAGACTCCTCAATCAACTTCATTCAGAACATCAG GTGATTCCACTGATAAACAGAGTCCAGCTTTTGGATGATGCTTTCAACCTTGCCAG ggcTCAGCTCATCTCCACCACCTTAGCTCTGAGGACAACCCTGTACCTTAGTGCAGAGACCGAGTACATGCCCTGGCAGTCAGCCCTGGACAATATGCAGTACTACTACCTCATGTTGGACCGGACTGAAGTGTACCAGCCTCTGCAG GATTATATGAAGAAACTGGTGACTCCGCTCTTCATGTATTTCAAGAATATGACGGGAAACTGGACTCAAGTTCCAGACGGACATACTGACCA GTACAACCAGGTGAATGCTGTCCGAACTGCCTGTAGAACCGGACTCGCTGAATGTCAGAACTTGACGTCCACTTGGTTCCGACAGTGGATGGACGACCCTCAACACAACCC GATCCATCCGAACCTGCGGTCGGCGGTTTACTGCAGCGCCATGGCGACCGGAGGGCACGCGGAGTGGAATTTCACCTGGGTCCAGTTCAAGTCTGCGACTGTGGCCAGTGAAGCTGATAAACTCATGTCTGCGTTAGCCTGTACCAGTAACACAGAGCTGCTGCAGAG GTATCTGTCGTACACGTTGAACCCAACTCTGATCCGAAAACAGGACGCCACCGCCGTCATCACGTCTGTGGCTGGAAACCGAGTGGGACAGAGTCTGGCGTGGGACTTCGTCAGGGACCAGTGGACGTACATGTTCACAGA ATATGGTGTGGGCTCATTCTCCTTCGCATCCTTAATCAGTGGCGTCACAGCGAGGTTTTCCACGCCCACCGACCTCCAACAG CTGCAGGAGTTTGTGGAGGCGCATAAAGGCTCTGGCTTTGGCTCCGCCTCCGCAGCTGTGGATCAGGCTCTGGAGAAAACTAAAGTCAACATCAAGTGGTTGGATCAGAACCAACAGGAGATCCACGAGTGGCTCCAGAAGACAATTTAA